Proteins co-encoded in one Treponema succinifaciens DSM 2489 genomic window:
- a CDS encoding phage baseplate assembly protein V, which translates to MLEVARKLTKLLESEPDPREGAGGRREFNQTKLLMRCPPTVGVVTDNRDPDCLGRIRISYDTVVPGSVSPWLPVIGQGRGTGKGMWTLPEIGTQCLAVFTAADRSRGYVLGFIYDREHRPPESGTEKRCDSTLLQTRSHRIEVIDKEGSEEIRIESAEGRMRVSIGKSGGIKVENELGGINIKCRNFKCEGEGEIHLATKKTFALTTDDTLKISPKGNVNITSDKEVNLKGKNIKMSGTKGVTAEGRQIAVQDDKVMGFDTHIMVVPSGSGTTTVPLPHPFIGKISDKVSEDVKIGNKGAAVKGSKAKHDDSMHMQLPGTIKFQNNPKKEGEVTGGTVSKVKVDGKEVAVIGSQVTTCNDMGMQNNSVIMAAGMSIPMPAIVNPLNTEEWKRGQEEKDKKEPKFTGVKWAKTSCREGEEIELSAGVKDIADGNMVTLQVFREGQSPEDSAAIAKFPLTVKGGTVSAKWLYRADQSVMPPEQNPKFIFTAHCAWCNFEKSSNTLEVELIRPEITKAEWRDKDGNPTSKGLVDEPIKLFAETKDMDGGVTFRVYDESKREVFSKGADIADGKAEAEWTYHWNGEKLDHKPKFTFEVTGQRCKMVESGEVEIGQVFEINIEDKMLNKFDNEKFKLINVTSGEEIEANFDPEKKLIKNEDLVPGEYKVEIDNSDDIDLTYGQDNLIG; encoded by the coding sequence ATGCTAGAAGTGGCAAGGAAGCTAACCAAGCTGCTCGAAAGCGAGCCGGATCCGAGGGAAGGGGCCGGCGGAAGGCGCGAGTTCAACCAGACGAAGCTGCTCATGAGATGCCCGCCGACGGTGGGGGTGGTGACGGACAACCGCGACCCCGACTGCCTCGGACGGATAAGGATAAGCTATGACACCGTAGTGCCCGGAAGCGTAAGCCCGTGGCTTCCGGTAATCGGGCAGGGGCGTGGGACGGGAAAAGGAATGTGGACGCTCCCGGAAATCGGAACGCAGTGCCTTGCGGTGTTCACGGCGGCGGACAGGAGCAGGGGCTATGTGCTGGGCTTCATATACGACAGGGAGCACCGGCCGCCGGAAAGCGGGACCGAAAAGAGGTGCGACAGCACGCTCCTGCAGACAAGAAGCCACAGGATAGAAGTCATCGACAAAGAGGGAAGCGAGGAGATAAGGATAGAAAGCGCGGAAGGCCGTATGCGGGTGAGCATAGGGAAGTCCGGCGGGATAAAGGTCGAGAACGAGCTTGGCGGAATAAACATAAAGTGCAGGAATTTCAAATGTGAAGGCGAAGGCGAAATTCACCTTGCGACAAAAAAAACATTTGCACTTACAACTGATGATACATTAAAAATAAGTCCAAAAGGCAATGTGAACATCACAAGCGACAAGGAAGTTAATCTCAAAGGAAAGAACATCAAGATGAGCGGCACGAAGGGCGTGACAGCAGAAGGCAGGCAGATAGCCGTTCAGGACGACAAGGTGATGGGGTTCGACACGCACATAATGGTAGTGCCAAGCGGAAGCGGAACGACGACAGTGCCGCTTCCCCATCCATTCATCGGGAAGATAAGCGATAAGGTCTCGGAAGACGTGAAAATCGGGAACAAGGGAGCCGCCGTGAAGGGCAGCAAGGCGAAGCATGACGACTCCATGCACATGCAGCTGCCTGGAACGATAAAATTCCAGAACAACCCGAAGAAAGAGGGCGAGGTCACGGGCGGGACTGTAAGCAAGGTAAAGGTTGACGGAAAGGAAGTCGCAGTCATCGGAAGCCAGGTAACGACATGCAACGACATGGGGATGCAGAACAACTCCGTGATAATGGCGGCCGGGATGAGCATCCCGATGCCGGCGATAGTGAACCCGCTGAACACCGAGGAATGGAAGCGCGGGCAGGAAGAAAAGGACAAGAAAGAGCCGAAGTTCACGGGCGTGAAGTGGGCAAAGACGAGCTGCAGGGAGGGCGAGGAAATAGAGCTTTCTGCTGGTGTGAAGGACATAGCAGACGGTAACATGGTCACTCTGCAAGTTTTCCGCGAGGGGCAGTCGCCTGAGGACAGCGCTGCAATCGCAAAATTTCCGCTTACAGTAAAAGGCGGGACCGTGAGCGCGAAATGGCTGTACCGTGCGGACCAGAGCGTCATGCCTCCTGAGCAGAACCCGAAATTCATTTTCACGGCTCACTGTGCGTGGTGCAATTTTGAAAAGAGCAGCAACACGCTTGAAGTGGAGCTCATACGCCCAGAGATAACGAAAGCAGAGTGGCGGGACAAGGACGGGAATCCTACGAGCAAGGGGCTTGTGGACGAGCCGATAAAACTGTTCGCCGAGACGAAGGACATGGATGGTGGGGTGACTTTCCGTGTGTACGACGAGAGCAAGCGCGAGGTATTCTCTAAGGGGGCGGACATTGCTGACGGCAAGGCTGAAGCGGAGTGGACTTACCACTGGAACGGTGAGAAACTTGACCACAAGCCGAAGTTTACCTTTGAGGTGACTGGGCAGAGATGCAAGATGGTGGAAAGTGGAGAGGTGGAGATAGGACAAGTCTTTGAAATTAACATAGAAGATAAGATGTTAAATAAATTTGATAATGAGAAATTCAAATTAATTAATGTTACTTCTGGGGAAGAAATAGAAGCTAATTTTGATCCTGAAAAAAAACTGATAAAAAATGAAGATTTGGTACCTGGAGAATATAAGGTTGAAATAGATAATTCAGATGATATTGATTTAACTTATGGTCAGGATAATTTAATTGGATAG
- a CDS encoding AAA family ATPase, whose protein sequence is MLNKTARTVETLIRARYPLIYIVSFEENRVCNAMKQIATARNKQLYQWSVTEGLLLPDGSYLTEFKDPVRALEYILNLDVNGLFILKDYHPYMNDPVVIRKLRDLNRSLKLSMKNVIFLSPILKIPGELEKEISVVDYKLPDKEDLEQIVKSIAETVGEKQLEEIKDKDFLNKVVEAALGLTAEEAENVFAKSIVENGNFNLKTILAEKEQIIRKSGVLEYYHANENMKEVGGLEQLKEWLSKRGKAFSPAAREFGLPEPRGILLLGIPGCGKSLTAKAISSMWQLPLLKLDVGKVFSSLVGSSEENVRRAIATAESIAPSILWLDEMEKGFSGLSSSGQTDGGTTARVFGTFLTWLQEKKSPVFVVATCNNVKELPPELLRKGRFDEIFFVDLPSKEERKDIFRIHLEKRHRDPNGFDLEKLAESTKEFAGSELEEIIVSALYDAFDEGCDLKQEHLEKTVAGMIPLSKTMGDQIKGIREWAKIRAKKASNSSWEDETAGVRKLEM, encoded by the coding sequence ATGTTAAATAAAACTGCGAGAACTGTTGAGACACTTATCAGGGCAAGATACCCGCTGATATATATTGTCTCATTTGAAGAAAACCGTGTATGTAATGCTATGAAGCAAATTGCTACCGCCAGGAACAAGCAGCTCTATCAATGGTCTGTAACGGAAGGGCTTCTGTTGCCAGACGGAAGTTATCTTACAGAATTTAAAGACCCTGTAAGAGCTTTGGAATATATTTTAAATCTTGATGTAAACGGATTATTTATATTGAAAGATTACCATCCCTATATGAATGATCCTGTCGTAATAAGAAAGTTGCGCGATTTGAATCGAAGTTTAAAACTGTCAATGAAGAATGTTATATTCTTGTCTCCTATATTGAAAATACCAGGGGAATTGGAGAAAGAAATTTCTGTAGTTGATTATAAGCTTCCAGATAAGGAAGATTTGGAGCAGATTGTAAAGTCGATAGCTGAGACTGTCGGTGAAAAGCAACTTGAAGAAATCAAAGACAAAGACTTCTTGAACAAGGTTGTAGAAGCAGCTCTTGGGCTTACAGCGGAAGAAGCTGAAAATGTTTTTGCAAAATCGATTGTTGAGAATGGCAATTTTAACCTAAAGACAATTCTTGCGGAAAAAGAACAGATAATCAGAAAGTCTGGTGTTCTTGAGTATTATCATGCGAATGAAAATATGAAGGAAGTTGGAGGTCTTGAACAGTTAAAGGAATGGCTTTCTAAGCGTGGTAAAGCATTCAGCCCTGCTGCACGGGAGTTCGGGCTTCCTGAGCCTCGCGGAATCCTTCTTTTGGGTATTCCTGGTTGTGGAAAAAGTCTTACAGCAAAAGCAATCAGCAGTATGTGGCAGTTGCCTTTGTTAAAACTTGATGTAGGCAAAGTGTTTTCCAGCCTTGTCGGTTCAAGCGAAGAGAATGTAAGACGCGCCATTGCAACGGCAGAAAGCATTGCTCCTTCGATTCTTTGGCTTGATGAGATGGAGAAAGGATTCAGCGGTTTAAGTTCCTCTGGTCAGACAGACGGCGGAACTACGGCTCGTGTATTTGGAACTTTTTTGACATGGTTGCAGGAAAAAAAGTCGCCAGTGTTCGTTGTAGCAACTTGCAACAATGTAAAGGAATTGCCTCCAGAATTATTGCGAAAGGGAAGATTTGATGAGATATTCTTTGTGGATTTGCCTTCTAAAGAAGAACGAAAGGATATTTTTAGGATTCATCTTGAAAAGAGGCATCGTGATCCTAATGGATTTGATTTGGAGAAATTAGCAGAAAGTACAAAAGAATTTGCAGGCTCAGAATTGGAAGAAATCATAGTATCTGCTCTTTACGATGCCTTTGATGAAGGTTGTGATTTGAAGCAGGAGCATCTTGAAAAAACTGTTGCAGGGATGATTCCTTTAAGTAAGACAATGGGCGACCAAATAAAAGGTATTCGAGAATGGGCAAAAATCCGAGCAAAGAAAGCTAGTAATTCTTCATGGGAAGATGAAACTGCTGGCGTACGCAAACTTGAAATGTAA
- a CDS encoding phage late control D family protein, translated as MGDREDKHLTPVWIVYVDGKRLDTEHEGALQRIHMDDVLNDVGACILEFDTSAVKIAEKGTFTLESVVSVHMGYKDDCEQVFSGEVTDFEVQCNEYGHEQLLITCRNCLYKMQNAHKSTSFESKRLSDILRGIVDSYSLQSEIDDFGATKDYQVELCATDFDFLIENARKYGKTVYAYESKVYVKNEVTVRDDDIILEWGKSLISFTAQEHLKGQLSSCAFTGWDENNCEAISGNASLKEIPVKVGGSKSWEDNSNGAGGKWTSTFVEENLHDNDDAKERAIGKLIESSFAYQTGTVKCEGDYRIHPGMRVNIKYVGKKFSGEYIADRVEHDLSVGGAFITKIHLKRNFCETSIHKEASTIDSEMASNQSANAREGNASVIPMNASQTEEQNNSEETSAVENNTQTSAAENSQANNNNSIVADNNEEILYDFGKIAAPYRDWKQQDDEWKDEKLSNAAGDTMEIHGCKVVSAARLVCTISKNNKFTPNRFTDKKNKIVDGNGNLSQSAIMSAIKKANSNIVVKSDYFEKQLNESTLKNLKKDSKYIHYILGRAYIGGGLGQHWVNIEDYTVLGNGVIEYKIVPSSKNDAGRVFRSNSSFATDTKKAYINKIEVYSIERKGN; from the coding sequence ATGGGAGATAGAGAAGATAAGCATTTGACTCCGGTTTGGATAGTGTATGTTGACGGAAAGCGTCTTGATACGGAGCATGAGGGAGCATTGCAGCGAATACACATGGATGATGTCCTTAATGATGTGGGAGCATGTATACTTGAGTTTGATACATCCGCAGTAAAAATTGCAGAAAAAGGAACATTCACCTTAGAGAGCGTTGTTTCCGTACACATGGGGTATAAAGATGACTGTGAACAGGTGTTTTCGGGTGAAGTTACGGATTTTGAGGTACAATGTAATGAGTATGGACATGAACAGCTTTTAATCACATGCCGGAACTGTCTGTATAAAATGCAGAATGCGCATAAATCAACATCATTTGAGTCAAAGAGATTGTCTGATATATTGCGAGGTATTGTTGACTCGTATTCTCTCCAGAGCGAAATAGATGATTTTGGTGCAACGAAGGATTATCAGGTTGAATTGTGTGCTACGGACTTTGATTTCTTGATTGAAAATGCCAGAAAATATGGCAAGACGGTGTATGCATACGAATCGAAAGTGTATGTCAAGAATGAAGTGACAGTTAGGGATGATGACATAATCCTTGAATGGGGAAAGAGTTTGATTAGTTTTACTGCACAAGAACATCTTAAAGGTCAGCTTTCTAGTTGTGCATTTACGGGTTGGGATGAGAACAATTGCGAGGCAATTAGCGGAAATGCGTCGTTAAAAGAAATTCCTGTCAAGGTCGGTGGAAGCAAAAGCTGGGAGGACAATTCAAATGGTGCAGGTGGCAAATGGACTAGCACATTTGTGGAAGAGAATTTGCACGATAATGATGATGCGAAAGAACGTGCTATAGGAAAATTGATAGAAAGCTCGTTCGCATATCAGACTGGAACGGTAAAATGTGAGGGCGATTATAGAATTCACCCTGGTATGCGGGTAAATATAAAGTATGTCGGGAAAAAATTCTCTGGTGAATATATTGCGGATAGGGTAGAGCATGACTTGTCTGTCGGTGGTGCGTTCATTACAAAAATTCACTTGAAAAGGAATTTCTGCGAGACTTCGATACACAAAGAAGCGAGCACGATTGATAGTGAGATGGCAAGCAATCAGTCTGCGAATGCACGAGAAGGAAATGCTTCGGTAATCCCTATGAACGCGAGCCAGACTGAAGAACAGAATAATTCAGAAGAAACATCTGCTGTAGAAAATAATACTCAGACTTCAGCAGCAGAAAATTCTCAGGCAAATAACAATAATTCAATTGTAGCGGATAATAATGAAGAAATATTATATGATTTTGGAAAGATAGCAGCACCATATAGAGACTGGAAACAACAAGATGATGAATGGAAGGATGAAAAGTTATCTAATGCTGCTGGGGATACAATGGAGATACACGGATGCAAGGTTGTTTCCGCTGCAAGACTTGTTTGTACGATTTCTAAAAATAATAAATTTACCCCAAATAGATTTACTGATAAAAAAAATAAGATTGTTGACGGTAATGGAAATCTTTCTCAATCTGCAATAATGAGTGCTATAAAAAAAGCTAACTCGAATATCGTTGTAAAATCTGATTATTTTGAAAAACAGTTGAATGAATCAACTCTAAAGAATTTGAAGAAAGATTCTAAATATATTCATTATATTTTAGGAAGAGCATATATTGGAGGTGGGCTTGGACAACATTGGGTTAATATTGAGGATTATACGGTTTTAGGGAATGGTGTAATCGAATATAAAATTGTACCGTCAAGTAAAAATGATGCTGGTAGAGTTTTTAGGTCTAATTCAAGTTTTGCTACAGATACTAAAAAAGCCTATATTAATAAAATTGAAGTATACTCAATAGAAAGAAAGGGAAACTAA
- a CDS encoding ankyrin repeat domain-containing protein translates to MLISNGINIDIDCGNGITPLMQYIESGYIYRDSYNHTWGNNSKEIIKLLLKNGADVNHKLENGVTPLLIALQYQNREVVDLLLQYGAEIHEDYVHLILNPFRNTIFEDFGDKADYTFSELTSICNAGYVDLLKGYLENHKVNLFSHSGDGYDYFFCAVQSNNPEIVEYLLPYYGNINSKRYTIIDLDNKPTYGYTLYGVAHHFGCEKVAEVLLTHGADGFTHY, encoded by the coding sequence TTGTTAATTTCTAATGGTATTAATATTGATATTGATTGTGGAAATGGTATAACACCTCTTATGCAGTATATAGAATCAGGATATATATATAGGGATAGTTATAATCATACATGGGGAAATAATTCAAAAGAAATCATCAAACTCCTTCTAAAAAATGGAGCCGATGTAAATCATAAACTGGAAAATGGTGTGACTCCTTTATTAATCGCCCTGCAGTATCAGAACAGGGAAGTAGTCGATCTTCTTTTGCAATATGGAGCTGAAATTCACGAAGACTATGTTCATTTGATTTTAAATCCCTTTAGAAATACGATATTTGAAGACTTTGGAGACAAGGCTGATTATACTTTTTCCGAGCTTACATCAATCTGCAATGCGGGGTATGTCGATTTACTAAAAGGGTATTTGGAGAATCATAAAGTCAATTTGTTTTCACATTCTGGAGATGGATATGACTATTTCTTTTGTGCCGTGCAGAGTAATAATCCAGAAATTGTAGAATACCTTTTGCCTTATTACGGAAATATAAATTCAAAACGATATACGATTATTGATTTAGATAATAAACCGACTTATGGATATACTCTTTATGGAGTTGCCCATCATTTTGGTTGTGAAAAAGTTGCAGAAGTATTGTTAACACATGGAGCAGATGGATTTACACATTATTAA
- a CDS encoding 4Fe-4S cluster-binding domain-containing protein → MYLTIRWCVHYKNSLEKKHDRMRINNYIEGSCVNGPGFRFCIWVQGCKRGCPGCFNKEACKMQGGQEMDISEIFRIINRKKYDGISVSGGEPFYQKNDLELLLKTAKEQKLNTLVFTGFLYEELLKDCSSILRYCDYLIDGPYIRELPSHCKYAGSGNQRYLKLRDGLIESDLTFSTEDSSECEIIINPDGIVTTTGFFDIL, encoded by the coding sequence ATGTATTTGACTATTCGGTGGTGCGTTCATTACAAAAATTCACTTGAAAAGAAACATGACAGAATGAGAATAAACAACTATATTGAAGGCAGTTGTGTAAATGGCCCTGGATTCAGATTTTGTATCTGGGTGCAAGGGTGTAAACGAGGATGTCCAGGCTGTTTCAATAAAGAAGCCTGTAAGATGCAGGGTGGGCAAGAAATGGATATTTCTGAAATCTTTCGGATTATAAATCGAAAGAAGTATGATGGTATCTCTGTTTCAGGGGGAGAGCCTTTTTATCAAAAAAATGATTTAGAGTTGTTGTTAAAGACAGCAAAAGAGCAAAAATTGAATACCCTTGTTTTTACAGGCTTTTTATATGAAGAACTTTTAAAAGACTGTAGCTCGATTTTAAGATATTGTGATTATCTTATTGATGGTCCGTATATAAGGGAATTGCCTAGTCATTGTAAATACGCGGGGTCTGGAAATCAGAGGTACCTGAAATTAAGAGACGGTTTGATAGAGTCGGATTTGACTTTCTCAACGGAGGATTCCAGTGAATGTGAAATAATAATAAATCCTGATGGTATAGTTACTACAACGGGTTTTTTTGATATACTATAA
- a CDS encoding phage baseplate assembly protein V, with amino-acid sequence MLDINAKLTKLLESEPDPREGAGGRREFNQTKLLMRCPPTVGVVTDNRDPDCLGRIRISYDTVVPGSVSPWLPVIGQGRGTGKGMWTLPEIGTQCLAVFTAADRSRGYVLGFIYDREHRPPESGTEKRCDSTLLQTRSHRIEVIDKEGSEEIRIESAEGRMRVSIGKSGGIKVENELGGINIKCRNFKCEGEGEIHLATKKTFALTTDDTLKISPKGNVNITSDKEVNLKGKNIKMSGTKGVTAEGRQIAVQDDKVMGFDTHIMVVPSGSGTTTVPLPHPFIGKISDKVSEDVKIGNKGAAVKGSKAKHDDSMHMQLPGTIKFQNNPKKEGKVTGGTSPKVKINGKEAAVIGSQVSTCNDVGAQNNSVIMAAGMSIPMPAIVNPLNTEEWKRGQEEKDKKEPKFTGVKWAKTSCREGEEIELSAGVKDIADGNMVTLQVFREGQSPEDSAAIAKFPLTVKGGSVSAKWLYRADQSVMPPEENLRFIFTAHCAWCNFEKSSNALEVKLIRPEITKAEWRDKDGKPADKGLVGEALKLHAETKDMEGGVTFWIYDDRGSLVTSIGADIQDGKAEAEWTYHYNGERLDAKPRFTFEVTGNRCKNVKSSEVEIGAKINIRIATEDGQLFNNIIIKNIDSDEEIKLSDGTYKKDSEIPSIQNYILVNDFKNVSFGDYISFEDKEYLYKRLLYSEMIYKGFNIKCSQPTTILVERKKGISRGL; translated from the coding sequence ATGCTAGACATAAACGCCAAGCTAACCAAGCTGCTCGAAAGCGAGCCGGATCCGAGGGAAGGGGCCGGCGGAAGGCGCGAGTTCAACCAGACGAAGCTGCTCATGAGATGCCCGCCGACGGTGGGGGTGGTGACGGACAACCGCGACCCCGACTGCCTCGGACGGATAAGGATAAGCTATGACACCGTAGTGCCCGGAAGCGTAAGCCCGTGGCTTCCGGTAATCGGGCAGGGGCGTGGGACGGGAAAAGGAATGTGGACGCTCCCGGAAATCGGAACGCAGTGCCTTGCGGTGTTCACGGCGGCGGACAGGAGCAGGGGCTATGTGCTGGGCTTCATATACGACAGGGAGCACCGGCCGCCGGAAAGCGGGACCGAAAAGAGGTGCGACAGCACGCTCCTGCAGACAAGAAGCCACAGGATAGAAGTCATCGACAAAGAGGGAAGCGAGGAGATAAGGATAGAAAGCGCGGAAGGCCGTATGCGGGTGAGCATAGGGAAGTCCGGCGGGATAAAGGTCGAGAACGAGCTTGGCGGAATAAACATAAAGTGCAGGAATTTCAAATGTGAAGGCGAAGGCGAAATTCACCTTGCGACAAAAAAAACATTTGCACTTACAACTGATGATACATTAAAAATAAGTCCAAAAGGCAATGTGAACATCACAAGCGACAAGGAAGTTAATCTCAAAGGAAAGAACATCAAGATGAGCGGCACGAAGGGCGTGACAGCAGAAGGCAGGCAGATAGCCGTTCAGGACGACAAGGTGATGGGGTTCGACACGCACATAATGGTAGTGCCAAGCGGAAGCGGAACGACGACAGTGCCGCTTCCCCATCCATTCATCGGGAAGATAAGCGATAAGGTCTCGGAAGACGTGAAAATCGGGAACAAGGGAGCCGCCGTGAAGGGCAGCAAGGCGAAGCATGACGACTCCATGCACATGCAGCTGCCTGGAACGATAAAATTCCAGAACAATCCGAAGAAAGAAGGAAAAGTTACAGGCGGTACAAGTCCTAAGGTAAAGATAAACGGCAAGGAAGCAGCGGTTATTGGTTCTCAGGTAAGCACCTGTAATGACGTGGGGGCACAGAACAACTCCGTGATAATGGCGGCCGGGATGAGCATCCCGATGCCGGCGATAGTGAACCCGCTGAACACCGAGGAATGGAAGCGCGGGCAGGAAGAAAAGGACAAGAAAGAGCCGAAGTTCACGGGCGTAAAGTGGGCAAAGACGAGCTGCAGGGAGGGCGAGGAAATAGAGCTTTCTGCTGGTGTGAAGGACATAGCAGACGGTAACATGGTCACTCTGCAAGTTTTCCGCGAGGGGCAGTCGCCTGAGGACAGCGCTGCAATCGCAAAATTTCCGCTCACCGTAAAAGGCGGTAGCGTGAGCGCGAAATGGCTGTACCGTGCAGACCAGAGCGTCATGCCGCCTGAGGAAAACCTGAGGTTCATATTCACAGCACACTGCGCATGGTGCAATTTCGAAAAGTCAAGCAACGCGCTGGAAGTGAAGCTCATTCGTCCAGAGATAACGAAGGCGGAATGGCGGGACAAGGACGGAAAGCCGGCAGACAAGGGGCTTGTAGGAGAAGCACTAAAACTTCATGCCGAGACCAAGGACATGGAGGGCGGAGTTACTTTCTGGATTTATGACGACAGAGGAAGTCTTGTCACAAGCATAGGTGCGGACATCCAGGATGGCAAGGCAGAGGCGGAGTGGACATATCACTACAACGGCGAGAGGCTGGACGCAAAACCTAGGTTTACTTTTGAGGTTACAGGAAACAGATGCAAGAATGTTAAATCCTCAGAGGTGGAAATAGGGGCAAAAATCAATATTAGAATTGCAACAGAAGACGGGCAGCTATTCAATAACATCATAATAAAAAATATTGATAGTGATGAAGAAATAAAACTTTCTGATGGAACATATAAAAAGGATTCAGAGATACCATCAATTCAAAATTATATTTTAGTAAATGATTTTAAAAATGTTAGTTTTGGTGACTATATATCTTTCGAGGATAAAGAATATCTATACAAACGGCTGTTATATTCTGAGATGATATATAAAGGTTTCAATATAAAATGCTCACAGCCTACAACAATTCTTGTAGAAAGGAAAAAGGGAATCTCCAGAGGCTTATGA